In Pectobacterium aroidearum, the following are encoded in one genomic region:
- a CDS encoding YhcH/YjgK/YiaL family protein, whose protein sequence is MIAGNLNALKLATLPDALWTILSAPGMSLAELNALPEGRYQPEGADWFYNIGTVNTAPRATRHTEFHSNYLDIQLILEGEEIIGYGLNDVHGQPATERKPDLYILDNPQVPHQIHLRAGDFVTFYPGEAHQALCAINDSPAPVKKAVFKIPVALL, encoded by the coding sequence ATGATTGCAGGAAACCTAAACGCCCTCAAACTCGCTACGCTGCCTGATGCACTCTGGACCATTCTGTCTGCACCCGGTATGTCGTTAGCTGAACTGAATGCGCTGCCCGAAGGCCGCTATCAGCCGGAAGGTGCCGACTGGTTTTACAATATCGGTACCGTGAATACCGCACCGCGTGCCACGCGACATACCGAATTTCACAGCAACTACCTCGATATTCAGTTGATTCTGGAAGGCGAGGAAATTATCGGTTACGGTCTGAATGATGTGCATGGCCAACCCGCGACCGAGCGTAAGCCGGATCTCTACATTCTGGATAACCCACAGGTGCCGCATCAGATCCATCTGCGGGCAGGCGACTTCGTCACGTTCTATCCGGGCGAAGCCCATCAGGCGCTGTGTGCGATTAACGACAGCCCTGCTCCGGTCAAAAAAGCCGTGTTTAAAATTCCCGTCGCGTTGTTGTAA
- a CDS encoding PTS sugar transporter subunit IIA, whose product MLNTLLTPDVVQILPACDDWRHAIALSCKPLLDNGSIEPTYIEAIYRSHEAIGPYYVVGPGIAMPHARPEDGVNQLAVSLTLIRDGVVFHSDGNDPVHLLIVLAATDSNSHIDIISQLAQLFDTPDDVAALLRATDIEQVLSVISRY is encoded by the coding sequence ATGCTTAACACTTTACTAACACCAGACGTTGTTCAGATTTTGCCTGCCTGTGATGATTGGCGTCACGCTATCGCCTTGTCCTGTAAGCCTTTATTGGATAACGGTTCGATTGAACCTACCTATATTGAGGCTATCTATCGCTCTCATGAAGCCATCGGTCCTTACTATGTCGTCGGCCCCGGCATTGCCATGCCGCATGCCCGTCCGGAAGACGGCGTGAATCAACTCGCTGTCAGCCTGACGCTGATTCGTGACGGCGTGGTTTTCCATTCTGACGGTAACGACCCCGTGCATTTGTTGATTGTTTTAGCCGCCACGGACAGCAATAGCCATATCGATATTATTTCACAGCTCGCTCAGTTGTTCGACACACCTGATGACGTCGCCGCGTTACTCCGTGCGACGGATATCGAACAGGTGCTTTCCGTTATTTCTCGTTATTAA
- a CDS encoding multidrug efflux SMR transporter yields MLNGFLWLALSIGSEITGTSMIKKTDGFKKLSPSVIVILAYCLCYFSLTRAMGYLPVGIAYSLWCGFGIVGVTFISMLLYKQKPDLPAVFSMALIISGGIIMNMYSSM; encoded by the coding sequence ATGTTAAACGGATTCCTCTGGCTGGCACTTTCCATTGGTTCAGAAATTACCGGCACGTCAATGATCAAAAAAACCGATGGATTTAAAAAACTCTCACCTTCCGTTATCGTGATCCTCGCTTATTGCCTTTGCTATTTTTCATTAACGCGGGCAATGGGCTACTTACCCGTAGGGATTGCCTATTCCCTCTGGTGCGGCTTTGGCATCGTCGGCGTAACGTTTATTTCGATGCTGCTTTATAAACAGAAACCGGATCTCCCCGCCGTCTTCTCTATGGCGTTAATTATCAGCGGGGGAATTATCATGAATATGTATTCGAGCATGTAA
- a CDS encoding SDR family NAD(P)-dependent oxidoreductase, with translation MSATAPKHALITGSSSGIGAAITQKLLAEGWRVTGLSRKPGDYSHPHFTHRAVDIMDTPALTAILDEIAQVDAVIHAAGIMKAAPLGQLSLEDGETLWRLHINAAQVLADRLVDKLPQGGRIVLLGSRTSSGSAGRSQYVTTKSAMIGMARSWAAELAPRGITVNIVAPGATETPMLTMPGRQSSPPKLPPIGRFIQPQEVADLVGYLLSPSAAAITGQQLVMCGGASL, from the coding sequence ATGTCAGCTACAGCCCCTAAACACGCCCTGATTACCGGTAGCAGCTCAGGGATCGGTGCCGCCATCACACAAAAATTACTGGCGGAAGGCTGGCGGGTAACCGGCCTGTCGCGCAAGCCGGGTGACTATTCACATCCACACTTTACCCACCGCGCGGTGGATATCATGGATACGCCCGCGCTGACGGCCATTCTGGACGAAATTGCGCAGGTTGATGCCGTCATCCATGCCGCAGGCATCATGAAAGCTGCCCCGCTCGGCCAACTTTCGCTGGAAGACGGTGAAACGCTATGGCGATTGCATATCAACGCGGCGCAGGTGCTCGCCGACCGTCTGGTCGATAAGCTGCCACAAGGTGGCCGCATTGTGCTGCTGGGCAGTCGCACGTCGAGCGGTTCAGCGGGACGCAGCCAATACGTCACGACAAAATCTGCGATGATCGGCATGGCAAGAAGCTGGGCGGCGGAATTGGCGCCACGCGGCATTACGGTGAACATCGTCGCACCGGGTGCCACAGAAACCCCGATGCTAACAATGCCGGGCCGTCAGAGTTCTCCACCGAAGCTGCCGCCAATTGGGCGCTTCATCCAGCCGCAAGAAGTGGCCGATCTGGTGGGCTACCTACTCTCCCCATCTGCCGCAGCCATTACTGGCCAGCAGTTGGTGATGTGCGGCGGCGCATCGCTGTAA
- a CDS encoding fatty acid desaturase, translating to MNVPISNLIDRDDSAKSKQIRKVIIEYGKELRNKHPILNHQDLLGFSALTAITVVMVLSSLFYFYGYLPWWACLIVNTLCISVAHEIEHDLIHNLYFRKNRFIYHMMMTVVWLMRPSTASPWMRRDVHLLHHQVSGSEHDVEEKFLGNGRKWGLLRILMLSDLVVAAVVMMNNAKTPLEKKKLLSFSVKAFFPFAVIYSVIWYSFLIFHGVNLYFILTENPVVWSQTMMSAIHFINISVVIIVGPNMLWSFCLHFISSNLHYHGDNESGNVIQETQVLNPWWLYPINFFCFNFGSTHAIHHFVVNEPFYIRQLSTPVAHKVMRDMGVRFNDFGSFSRANRWNQNQ from the coding sequence ATGAATGTACCTATATCTAACCTGATAGATAGAGATGATAGCGCAAAGTCAAAACAAATCAGAAAAGTCATTATTGAATATGGTAAGGAACTGCGAAATAAACATCCTATTCTAAATCATCAGGATCTATTAGGATTTAGTGCCTTAACTGCAATCACAGTCGTGATGGTACTCAGTTCCTTATTCTATTTTTATGGTTATCTTCCCTGGTGGGCTTGCCTGATAGTCAATACGCTATGTATTTCTGTTGCACATGAAATTGAACATGACCTAATCCACAATTTATATTTCAGAAAAAATCGCTTTATATACCATATGATGATGACCGTAGTCTGGCTAATGCGTCCCAGCACAGCAAGTCCGTGGATGAGGCGTGACGTACATCTACTGCACCATCAGGTATCAGGCTCTGAACATGATGTAGAAGAGAAGTTTTTAGGTAATGGTAGAAAATGGGGACTTCTACGAATTTTAATGCTTAGTGATTTAGTTGTCGCCGCCGTTGTTATGATGAATAATGCCAAAACGCCTTTGGAGAAAAAGAAATTGCTTTCATTTTCCGTCAAAGCATTTTTCCCCTTCGCCGTCATCTACTCGGTAATATGGTATTCTTTTTTAATTTTTCACGGCGTAAACCTTTATTTTATATTAACAGAAAATCCAGTAGTCTGGTCTCAAACCATGATGAGTGCCATTCACTTTATTAATATCTCCGTGGTAATCATTGTTGGCCCCAATATGCTATGGTCATTCTGCTTACATTTTATCTCGTCAAACCTGCATTACCATGGTGACAATGAAAGCGGAAATGTCATTCAGGAAACACAGGTTCTTAATCCCTGGTGGCTCTACCCCATTAATTTCTTCTGTTTTAATTTTGGCAGCACACATGCAATACATCATTTTGTCGTGAATGAACCCTTTTATATAAGACAGCTATCAACACCCGTGGCGCATAAAGTCATGAGGGATATGGGCGTTCGGTTTAATGACTTCGGTTCTTTCAGCCGCGCGAACCGCTGGAACCAGAATCAATAA
- a CDS encoding exo-alpha-sialidase, producing the protein MSSEIITVERSGKVHHAEGDAARLDAYIPSECPQNHAANLLHLPNGDVLCVWFGGTQEGIADISIYMSRLVKGSDNWSKAVKLSEDATRSEQNPVLFLAPDNVLWLLYTAQKSGNQDTAIVRYRQSTDFGTTWGEIGTLLDQPGTFIRQPITVLANGDWLLPVFYCRVQPGEKWVGNNDDSAVKISSDQGKTWREYPVPNSTGCVHMNITPLQDGTLLALYRSRWADFIYQSRSTDGGKTWSDPVPTDLPNNNSSIQVTTLENGHLALVFNHMSAADATERRLSLYDEIEDEEDKASNAKMPEVQAGSRSAFWGAPRAPMTLAISEDGGKSWPWQRNIEVGDGYCMTNNSTEKLNREFSYPSVKQAQDGKLHVAFTYFRQAIKHVVVSEEWVKAN; encoded by the coding sequence ATGAGTAGCGAAATCATTACCGTGGAACGTAGCGGAAAAGTTCATCACGCAGAAGGCGATGCCGCGCGTCTGGATGCCTACATTCCGTCGGAATGCCCGCAGAATCATGCGGCCAACCTGCTCCATCTGCCAAACGGCGATGTGCTGTGCGTCTGGTTCGGCGGCACACAGGAAGGGATTGCAGATATCTCTATCTACATGTCCCGTCTGGTGAAAGGCAGCGATAACTGGAGCAAAGCCGTTAAGCTGTCTGAGGATGCTACGCGTTCCGAACAGAACCCGGTTCTGTTCCTCGCGCCGGATAATGTGCTATGGCTACTGTATACCGCGCAGAAATCCGGTAATCAGGACACCGCCATTGTGCGCTACCGCCAATCCACGGATTTCGGCACCACTTGGGGCGAGATCGGCACATTGCTCGACCAGCCGGGAACGTTCATCCGCCAGCCAATCACCGTGCTGGCAAACGGCGACTGGCTGCTGCCAGTGTTCTACTGCCGCGTTCAGCCGGGTGAGAAGTGGGTCGGCAACAACGATGATAGCGCCGTGAAAATTTCCAGCGATCAGGGTAAAACCTGGCGGGAATATCCGGTGCCAAACAGCACGGGCTGCGTACATATGAACATCACCCCGTTGCAGGATGGTACGCTGCTGGCGCTATACCGCAGCCGCTGGGCTGATTTCATCTACCAAAGTCGTTCAACGGATGGCGGTAAAACCTGGTCAGATCCCGTGCCGACCGATTTGCCCAACAACAACTCATCTATTCAGGTGACGACGCTGGAGAATGGCCATCTGGCGCTGGTGTTCAACCACATGAGCGCCGCCGATGCCACCGAGCGCCGTCTGTCGCTGTACGATGAAATCGAGGATGAAGAAGACAAAGCCAGCAATGCCAAAATGCCGGAAGTTCAGGCGGGCAGCCGCAGCGCCTTCTGGGGTGCCCCACGTGCACCGATGACGCTCGCCATTTCGGAAGATGGCGGTAAGAGCTGGCCGTGGCAGCGTAATATTGAAGTGGGCGACGGCTACTGCATGACCAACAACTCAACCGAGAAGCTGAACCGCGAGTTCTCTTACCCCAGCGTCAAACAGGCGCAGGACGGTAAACTGCACGTGGCGTTCACCTACTTCCGTCAGGCGATCAAGCACGTCGTGGTAAGTGAAGAGTGGGTCAAGGCGAACTAA
- a CDS encoding LacI family DNA-binding transcriptional regulator, with translation MRKRRSTGKVTLQDVADYAGVGTMTVSRVMRKPDLVSEKLRSKVELAARTLGYEPNQEASQLTESTNRVTLQDIASHAGVGAMTVSRALREPGLVSDATQKKIHDAIKTLGYVPNHAAGALASSYQPAIAVLYPFQQDRASVRFVQALQQAVGKHNVSIIMGCHEYRQHTEAGMVEKLLQQRPAALVLFSAQLSQRTQDIIQASNVITVNVSGAAALNANINIDIALAEAAEQLTMSLLEKGYRHVAYIGAHTDNRLQKQQLNGWNKAMLAHYHNADLKITIPEAPSLQFGRYAMTELLQNQPELDAIICSHEEIALGALFECQRRLMKVPYDLAIACLDGSEQCEHTFPTLTAMQLDYEKLGAEVGRLVLAMMDNDEHPPVLEKVKFIFEPRASS, from the coding sequence ATGCGTAAGCGTCGCAGTACCGGTAAGGTTACGCTACAGGATGTCGCTGACTACGCGGGCGTAGGAACGATGACGGTATCGCGCGTGATGCGTAAGCCCGATCTGGTTTCTGAGAAGCTACGCAGCAAAGTGGAACTGGCCGCCAGAACATTAGGCTATGAACCTAATCAGGAGGCTAGCCAGCTCACCGAGAGCACGAATCGCGTCACGCTACAGGACATTGCGAGTCACGCCGGTGTTGGTGCGATGACAGTGTCCCGCGCGTTGCGGGAGCCGGGGCTGGTTTCCGATGCCACACAGAAGAAAATCCATGATGCGATCAAAACGCTGGGCTATGTACCGAACCACGCCGCAGGGGCGTTGGCCTCATCCTATCAACCCGCTATCGCGGTGCTTTATCCTTTTCAGCAAGATCGCGCCAGCGTGCGTTTTGTGCAGGCATTACAGCAGGCGGTGGGCAAACATAATGTGTCGATAATTATGGGCTGCCATGAATATCGCCAGCACACCGAAGCCGGCATGGTTGAAAAACTCTTGCAGCAGCGGCCAGCGGCGCTGGTGTTATTCAGTGCGCAGCTTTCGCAACGAACCCAGGACATCATCCAGGCCAGCAACGTCATTACGGTGAATGTGTCCGGCGCAGCCGCGCTGAATGCGAATATCAACATTGATATTGCCCTTGCCGAAGCGGCGGAACAACTGACGATGTCACTGCTGGAAAAGGGATATCGCCACGTCGCTTATATTGGTGCGCATACGGATAACCGTTTGCAAAAACAGCAGTTGAATGGCTGGAATAAAGCCATGCTGGCGCATTATCACAATGCGGATTTGAAAATTACGATCCCGGAAGCTCCCAGCCTACAGTTTGGTCGCTATGCCATGACGGAGCTACTGCAAAATCAGCCGGAGCTGGATGCGATTATCTGTAGTCATGAGGAAATTGCGCTAGGCGCGCTCTTTGAATGCCAGCGCCGCCTGATGAAAGTTCCTTACGATCTGGCGATTGCCTGTCTGGATGGTTCTGAACAATGTGAGCATACGTTCCCGACGCTGACCGCGATGCAGCTTGACTATGAAAAGCTGGGCGCGGAGGTCGGGCGTCTGGTGCTTGCCATGATGGACAATGACGAACATCCACCCGTACTGGAAAAAGTGAAGTTTATCTTTGAACCCCGCGCCAGCAGCTAA
- the cutD gene encoding choline TMA-lyase-activating enzyme, giving the protein MQHAQKTTGRLFNIQKYSIYDGEGVRTLIFMKGCNIRCPWCANPEGISNAYQIMFSQDKCIDCGKCAEVCPTGVHRMQADSSGQWHHHLDRTADCIGCRKCETACLSGALDVIGQEMTVTELMEIIMQDYPFYLSSGGGVTLSGGEMSLQTDFAVDLLTACKRMMIHTAVETQGTTLKSHYSRLAAVTDLFLFDIKHIDTQQHKALFGVGNENIRRNLEHLVGLGADIVIRMPLVRGYNDSYDAVTDAIHYVQTLAQRGNIQRIDVLPYHQLGRKKYDRLGMIYPINEDPSYNEEELNRLETFFNEFDFDIRLVRH; this is encoded by the coding sequence ATGCAACACGCGCAGAAAACCACAGGACGACTCTTCAATATTCAGAAGTATTCGATCTACGACGGGGAAGGCGTCCGCACGCTGATCTTTATGAAAGGTTGCAATATCCGTTGCCCCTGGTGCGCAAACCCAGAGGGGATCAGCAACGCCTATCAGATCATGTTCTCTCAGGATAAATGCATCGACTGCGGAAAATGTGCGGAGGTTTGCCCGACGGGTGTTCACCGCATGCAAGCAGACAGCAGCGGCCAATGGCACCATCATCTCGATCGCACAGCGGACTGCATTGGTTGCCGAAAGTGTGAAACAGCCTGTCTGTCCGGCGCGCTGGACGTCATAGGACAAGAGATGACGGTTACGGAATTGATGGAAATAATCATGCAGGATTACCCTTTTTATCTGTCCTCTGGCGGCGGCGTCACCCTGAGCGGCGGAGAAATGAGTCTACAAACGGATTTCGCTGTCGATCTGCTCACCGCCTGCAAACGCATGATGATTCACACCGCGGTCGAAACACAGGGCACAACCCTGAAATCCCACTACAGCAGATTAGCCGCCGTAACGGATTTATTTCTTTTTGATATCAAACACATTGATACCCAGCAGCACAAGGCGCTGTTTGGCGTTGGGAATGAAAACATACGGCGCAATCTGGAACATCTGGTCGGGCTGGGAGCCGATATCGTCATTCGTATGCCACTCGTTCGCGGCTATAACGATTCGTACGATGCGGTTACCGACGCCATTCACTATGTCCAGACGCTGGCACAGCGCGGCAATATACAGCGCATCGACGTACTGCCCTACCACCAGCTAGGCCGCAAAAAATACGACAGGCTGGGGATGATTTACCCAATAAACGAGGACCCCAGTTACAACGAAGAAGAGTTAAATCGTTTGGAGACGTTCTTTAACGAATTTGATTTCGATATTCGTCTGGTTCGTCATTAA
- a CDS encoding sodium:solute symporter family protein: MNHFNLTDTLIIVGMIVFYIAFTSWLTYKLRSKSNTEFMEGSRALPAFIVGILLMTEFIGAKSTIGTAQSAFENGFAASWSVIGAAIGFPLFGMILVKKIYNTGKITISGAIAEKYGTSTKNIISIIMIYALLLVNVGNYVSGAAAIATVLKVSLPVAALITAVVSTFYYYFGGLKGTAYITLIHSAVKYAGVMIILFVALKMTGGFKPMFEQMPDYYWTWDGKLGASTIFAWLIGTIGSIFCTQFVIQAISSTKDATSAKRATWVAFFFCMPIALAIAVIGVAAKFAHPEINSLYAMPVFLQDMNPWLAGLVTTSLVASIFISVSMVALAIVSLLIKDFYVPYWKPTPEKEMKMTRILSLVVGFAPLVFVLFVPEILKLSFFTRAIRLSISVVAVIAFYLPFFNSARGANASLISACVVTSVWYILGNPYGIDNMYVALATPAIVMLIDRMIPNKANKIKISQTENKSGA; this comes from the coding sequence ATGAACCATTTTAACCTTACTGACACCCTCATAATCGTTGGGATGATTGTGTTTTATATCGCATTCACCTCATGGTTAACCTACAAGCTCCGCAGTAAATCGAACACCGAGTTCATGGAAGGGTCACGCGCGCTACCGGCGTTTATCGTCGGTATCCTGCTGATGACTGAATTCATCGGTGCTAAATCCACCATCGGTACGGCACAGTCTGCCTTTGAGAACGGCTTTGCCGCATCCTGGTCGGTGATTGGTGCCGCCATCGGCTTCCCGCTGTTTGGTATGATTCTGGTGAAGAAGATTTATAACACCGGGAAGATCACCATCTCTGGCGCGATTGCCGAGAAATACGGTACCAGCACCAAAAACATCATTTCGATCATCATGATCTATGCGCTGTTGCTGGTAAACGTGGGCAACTACGTCAGCGGCGCGGCGGCGATTGCCACGGTGCTGAAAGTCTCCCTGCCTGTTGCCGCATTGATCACTGCGGTCGTCAGTACCTTCTACTACTACTTCGGTGGCCTGAAAGGAACAGCCTACATCACGCTGATCCACAGCGCTGTGAAGTACGCTGGCGTCATGATCATCCTGTTCGTGGCATTGAAAATGACTGGCGGCTTCAAGCCGATGTTCGAACAAATGCCGGATTACTACTGGACGTGGGACGGTAAACTCGGCGCCAGCACCATCTTCGCCTGGTTGATCGGGACTATCGGTTCGATCTTCTGTACGCAGTTCGTCATTCAGGCCATTTCGTCAACAAAAGATGCCACCAGCGCCAAACGTGCCACCTGGGTTGCCTTCTTCTTCTGCATGCCGATTGCACTGGCTATCGCGGTCATCGGTGTCGCAGCGAAGTTTGCTCACCCTGAAATCAACAGCCTGTATGCGATGCCGGTCTTCCTGCAAGACATGAACCCGTGGCTCGCTGGTCTGGTCACTACATCACTGGTCGCGTCTATCTTCATCAGCGTGAGTATGGTGGCACTGGCTATCGTTTCCCTGCTGATTAAGGACTTCTACGTTCCTTACTGGAAACCGACACCAGAAAAAGAGATGAAAATGACCCGAATCCTGTCGCTTGTCGTAGGTTTCGCGCCGCTCGTCTTCGTTCTGTTCGTTCCTGAAATTCTGAAGCTGTCGTTCTTTACCCGTGCTATTCGTCTGTCGATTTCCGTGGTTGCGGTGATTGCGTTCTACCTGCCGTTTTTCAACAGCGCACGTGGTGCAAACGCCAGCCTGATATCAGCCTGCGTCGTCACCTCGGTCTGGTACATACTCGGTAACCCATACGGCATCGATAATATGTACGTCGCATTGGCCACGCCAGCGATCGTCATGCTGATCGACCGCATGATTCCGAACAAAGCGAACAAAATCAAAATTTCTCAAACTGAAAATAAATCAGGAGCCTGA
- a CDS encoding multidrug efflux SMR transporter: protein MSLRKQSWLWMLLVILSETSATSTLKMFDNSQGITKIALLAVIILLYCVCYYSLSKAVKHLPVGLAYATWSGTGILLVSTLSIIFYGQRPDIPAIIGMSVIAAGIAIMNLFSKMGADEQPEILTDSVQNPPLNTKIIH, encoded by the coding sequence ATGTCACTGAGAAAGCAATCATGGCTTTGGATGTTATTAGTTATCCTGTCAGAAACGTCTGCTACCTCTACGTTAAAAATGTTTGATAATAGTCAAGGGATAACAAAAATAGCGTTATTAGCGGTAATTATTCTGCTGTACTGCGTTTGCTATTATTCGCTATCAAAAGCGGTAAAACATCTTCCCGTGGGCTTAGCCTATGCAACCTGGTCCGGTACGGGGATTTTATTGGTTTCGACGCTCAGTATTATCTTTTACGGCCAGCGTCCTGATATTCCGGCCATCATTGGCATGAGCGTGATTGCCGCTGGCATAGCAATCATGAACCTCTTCTCTAAGATGGGCGCTGATGAACAGCCCGAAATACTCACGGACAGTGTTCAGAACCCACCGTTAAACACCAAAATCATCCATTAA
- a CDS encoding PTS sugar transporter subunit IIB gives MKITVVCGNGLGTSLMMEMSIKNIVKELGVVADVDHVDLGSAKGTDSDIFVGTKDIADQLIAQAVGGKIVSLNNMIDKVAMKERLSVALTELGAL, from the coding sequence ATGAAAATTACAGTCGTATGCGGTAACGGTCTGGGTACCAGCCTGATGATGGAAATGAGCATTAAAAACATCGTGAAAGAACTCGGCGTGGTTGCTGATGTGGATCACGTGGATTTAGGTTCGGCGAAAGGCACGGACAGCGACATCTTTGTCGGCACCAAAGATATTGCCGATCAGCTCATCGCGCAGGCGGTGGGAGGGAAAATTGTGTCCCTGAATAACATGATCGACAAAGTGGCGATGAAAGAACGCCTGTCGGTCGCCCTGACAGAACTTGGCGCTTTATAA
- a CDS encoding PTS ascorbate transporter subunit IIC — protein sequence MEFFRFLMSDVLSEPSILVGLIALIGLIAQKKPATECIKGTVKTVMGFLILGAGASLIVSSLGDFAEIFHHAFGIAGVVPNNEAIVAVAQKNFGTEMAMIMFFAMVINIAIARFTPWKYIFLTGHHTLFMSMMVAVILATAGMKGVLLITVGSLVVGVSMVLFPAIIHPYMKKVTGSDDVAFGHFSAISQLLSAFIGSKFGNKEKSTEDMEVPKSLLFLRDTPVAIAFTMFFIFIFTCLFAGPEAVKTMNAGGKNWFMFSLIQSITFAAGVYIVLQGVRMVIAEIVPAFKGISDKLVPNAKPALDCPVVFPYAPNAVLVGFLSSFAAGVVGMVLLYLLGMTVIIPGVVPHFFVGAAAGVFGNATGGRRGAILGSFANGLLITFLPVFLLPVLGSIGLANTTFSDSDFGAVGILLGIIVR from the coding sequence ATGGAATTCTTCCGTTTTTTAATGAGTGATGTGCTGTCTGAACCCTCAATACTGGTGGGTTTGATCGCCCTTATCGGCCTGATTGCACAAAAGAAACCTGCCACGGAGTGCATCAAAGGCACCGTGAAAACCGTGATGGGTTTCCTGATCCTCGGAGCAGGCGCCAGCCTGATTGTGTCCTCACTGGGTGATTTCGCCGAGATTTTCCACCATGCATTTGGTATTGCCGGTGTAGTCCCTAACAATGAAGCCATTGTCGCCGTCGCGCAAAAGAACTTCGGCACCGAGATGGCGATGATTATGTTCTTTGCGATGGTCATTAATATCGCCATCGCCCGCTTTACGCCGTGGAAATACATCTTCCTGACCGGACACCACACGCTGTTTATGTCGATGATGGTTGCCGTGATTCTGGCGACAGCAGGAATGAAAGGTGTGCTGCTGATTACCGTTGGGTCGCTGGTCGTCGGGGTATCGATGGTGCTGTTCCCTGCCATTATTCACCCGTATATGAAGAAAGTCACAGGCTCGGATGACGTCGCCTTTGGTCACTTCTCTGCGATATCACAGCTGCTGTCAGCGTTTATCGGCAGCAAGTTTGGTAATAAAGAGAAATCAACCGAAGACATGGAAGTGCCGAAGAGTCTGCTGTTCCTGCGTGATACGCCGGTCGCCATCGCGTTTACCATGTTTTTCATCTTCATTTTCACCTGTCTGTTTGCTGGCCCTGAAGCGGTGAAAACGATGAACGCCGGTGGGAAAAACTGGTTCATGTTTTCGCTGATTCAATCCATTACCTTTGCCGCCGGCGTGTACATCGTGCTGCAAGGCGTGCGTATGGTGATTGCGGAAATCGTGCCCGCATTTAAAGGCATTTCGGACAAACTGGTTCCCAATGCTAAACCGGCATTGGATTGCCCCGTCGTCTTCCCTTATGCGCCAAATGCCGTTCTGGTCGGCTTCCTGAGCAGCTTTGCGGCTGGGGTGGTCGGTATGGTGCTGCTCTATCTGTTGGGTATGACGGTGATCATTCCTGGCGTCGTGCCGCACTTCTTCGTCGGCGCAGCGGCCGGAGTTTTCGGTAACGCCACTGGCGGGCGTCGCGGCGCGATTTTAGGCTCTTTTGCCAACGGACTGCTGATCACCTTCCTGCCCGTTTTCCTGCTGCCAGTGCTGGGCAGTATCGGACTGGCAAACACGACATTCAGCGATTCCGATTTCGGCGCGGTGGGGATCCTGCTGGGCATTATCGTGCGCTAA